The Phaseolus vulgaris cultivar G19833 chromosome 10, P. vulgaris v2.0, whole genome shotgun sequence DNA window ATTAGAGAAGAAAACGACAAAACTAAATAGTTATAAGTagaaacaaataataattttaaaagagaatGGCACGTGATAAAAACCTGGGATCCTTTCCAAACGAATCGAAGAAGACTGTGTTTTACATCAATGACTATTGCATCATGCATATAAAAGTCGTGAGCTAGATATTCTGAAGAAAACCCTCGCAAACTGATCCATCTCAGTTTCTTAAGAAGTCTTGATGGGTCTCTTGCCTGTGAATGATCGCGTCCAAATAAATCACTTCCAGTAGGCAATCTCTGAATGACTTTTGTGCCATTAGATGAAAAGAgctaagaaaaagaaatatattgcACATGAGAAAGCAACCACTTTCAAAAGAAGTTTCAAAAGCATAGATAAAGGATGTTCTTACCGTATTCTCTGACAGTGCATATTCTGCATTATTATCAAACCACCACAGTTGACTGTTCTTCCAAGGTTCCTTTGTTGAACTTTGATGAATAATTTCTCTTCCCATTTCTCGTAACAATGGATGCATTCTTAATTTGTTATTCTTATTAATTTGTATGAGACTATGCTTTATGAGAACTCTTATTCCACTATCAGCGTCTATTCCACAGCCATTTAGGATCTTCGTAACATAGCTTCTGCTCTTACCAACAAAGGAACAACATACATCAAGAAATAAATCTTTTTCCATTTGATTGCTTAAACCGTCGaaacttattttcaatttcCATAGAACATCAAGCTGGGGAATATTTTCTAATAGTAACAATACTGAATTCCATTCTTCTTTGGTCCTTTCATATAAATAACTTCCAATGACTTCAAGAGCTAGAGGTAATCCTCCACAATAAGAAACTACTGTTTTTGCAAGGAAATGGTATTCTTGTTTTGGTTTTGCTTCTCGAAATGCGTGCCAACTAAGAAGCTCAAGGGACTCGTTTGCGTTCATTAACTTTACCTGAAGAACAGAATCAGCTTCATATATCCTCACTAGGTTGTCAGGTCTTGTTGTAATAATTATTACACTTCCTCCTCCGAACCAATGACAGCATTCCCATAGTAATTGTCCATTAAAACTCAGGCACATCGTCAATTACAATGAGTACCCTTTTCCCAGAAAGTCTTTCCCGAATCATACTTCTTCCCATCTCAAAGCTATCTGTCTTCACCTTTGTTTTTAGGACATCTGAAAGGAGTTTTTCTAGTAAACGAAGATCCCCTCTTATTCCGCTAAATTGCCCAATACCTTCAATGAAACTTTTCTCTGTGAATGTACCATGAATTTGATGGTAGATGGCTTTGGCAAGGGTGGTTTTGCCAGATCCTCCCTGTCCACATATTGCTATCCTACAAACTTCCGTGGATTTATATTTGATAGTTCGAATCAGATCCTCCACTTGGAATTGTAATCCAACTGGAAATTTAGTAGCAGACAAGACTGGTAAGTGAAGAACAGTCTTAACAATTTTGTCCACTAGTTCAGCATCACTCCTTCAAGTTCAATAGCAATTATAGAACAAGTCACGTATTACCAAAATTAAATCACAAACTTAAAATATGCGTGAGTGATTTACCTGTAATTGCTCTCATCCCATCCAAAGAAATTTGCAGCTTTGGTGAGTGCGTGGCTCCATCTGGACATGCCATGCCTCAGTTGTTGTGGTGAGAATGTTTGGTGTGCAGTTGCTTTGAAGGCTTTTCCAAAATCACCCATCTGAAGACGCACATCAGATGGCTGAATTTCGTAATAAACGGGCAGAAGATGTCGACAATAAGTTTCTTGCCATCTAATGATTTGTTGAAGCTGATGAAGACACCAAGAAGATTGAGAATAGGATTTGGTGAAAACAACAATTGCTACACGAGAGAGATTGAGAATAGGTTGTTGGATGTGAATTGGGTTGTCTGCATTGGGGTGGTGAAGGAAAGTGGTGAAGCCAACAGCAGAGAGAGCAGAATCGAGATGAGAAACAAATTTCCTTTGGATGTCTTCTCCATTAAAGTTTATGACCACTTCGTACATCAGTGGGATTTTGAATGATGAAGAGGCCAATTCCATGGAAGGTCAACGATTAGAAGAAAAGAGAACAAAAATGCAACACAGTCAAGACAAAAAACCATTCAAAGAAGCCAAAGATTAATACATTTCTTTTTTATAGTCGTGGAAGCTCATGAATTGCAGCACCCATTTtactttagaaaaataatatatttacaaCTTGTTCTATTATACaactttcatttaaaaaaatatatatattttcattattttataaaaaactaaaattttagaccaaaaaaaaaagattatataCTAGAACAGGCTCTCaatatatcaatattatttaCTTTAGCCATTTAAGAAGTTAGACCAACACCCACTCTGAACCAAAAAAACGTATTAcactatttttttctaattatattctctttttttctaaatttaccTATTaactttactttttattttagaaagCATTATGTTCTCTCTCTTTTACGTTAGGCACGTatcactttaaattttaaaagaataaaaaataatacattttcttTCCACATATATTTAAAGAGGCCGCtgtaataatgtaaaaaaatagaaagtatAAATACAATTTAGATAGACGTCACTACAcctgaatttattttttaaataaataaaataaaagaattggaCGTCAGTTTACTAAAATTTAGGAAGTTTATTATCAATTactaaaaatacaaaatgaGGTGAGTGTAATTGATTTTATTAAGAAGACAAAGTGAATGTAATTTTCTCCTTtatttgaaatacaaaattatattgcATATTTTTATAACATTATTTCAATGTCATTACGTTAGAATTATTaaacaaacatatttttattggAAATAAGATGAATTGTCAAGTCCGTAAGCATTAAGAATGAATGAGCaagtaatgaaaaaatattaaattaattaagaataTTCTTCAAgataatatttataaacttttgGACATGTAACTTATATCAATAAGTGTCATTGTTATCAGATATTAGGTGTGGAGTGGTGTCATTGTTATCGGATATTAGGTGTGGAGTGGTTATTTTCCAGTACTAGAGATATAATTGGTACTAGTTAATTCTCACCGTTGTGGGTGGATATTAACTGTTATATCTTTCCCTATACTAcgtagtaaaaaaaaaatcttcatttaTATTCACTTGGAATTATAGTTTGCTGGTCTAGTATgtctaaactaaaaaaaaacatgaaaagttatctcattttaacttttttttcatcTAGTTTGCTCATGTTATTTAGTTATTGTAGGGATATCGATCGTGTGtggaagcgtgataatttcaaccaaagattatgagaaattaaagtaacaagaaAAAGAGAATGATATCAgaaatttttaggtggaaaacccctttaaatagagataaaaaatcATCGGCGAGAGAGtcaaaacttccactataatggtaataggagtacaatgaattcctctcaggctaatagataaatagccccaaacacaaattctctctatatgggttaaacacttacacccaagagaaAAAATACAGAGTAGGGAGAAAGCAAGTGTATCTTGTTATTTTgttgtgtgttacattgcttgaaggaagtCACTATATAcagtggttctaggagacaacaataataaaaacaattaatggtAAGTAATCTCCCtttgataacaattaattattgtCGTAAGTAACCTCCTTTGATTACAATTAATTGTAGTAAGTAACCTCCCAATTAATTGTAGTAAGTAACCTCCCAAATGAAAAAGGTAAGTCATAGcccacaaatctccaccttgacttGCCTTTGACTGGAACACTCTCTCGGCATGAAGCCTTGATTAAGTATGGATAATACCAGCTATGTTTAGGCAATGATCGAACTTAGTTGGTGGAAGTGGCTTGGTCAACATGTTTGCAGGATTTTCGGCcgtatgaattttttcaacaattatatctcCCGTATCAATAATGTCTTGGATAAAATGGTGcttaatttcaatgtgcttagtCCTTGAGTGATACTTGTTGTTCCTGGTTGACGATCTCTGTTGATCTCCATTCCTAAAATTTTTTTGGCAGAACCTAAGtccttcatatcaaattcactATTAAGCTGGGCCTTTAACTTGATAACTAAAGATTTATCTCTTGCGGCAATcaacatgtcatcaacatataacaacAAGTATATAAATGACCCATCACATGTCTTTTGAAAATAGACACAATTATCATAGCTACTTCTAGAGTAGCCATGTCCAACCATGAAAGAATCAAACCTCTTATACCATTGTCTTGGTGATTGCTTCAAGCCGTAGAGATTTCTTCAAACGACATACATGGGTCCTCCTTTCCAGGAACAACGAACCCCTCAGGCTGCtggatgtaaatctcttcctcaagattaccatgaattttattttattttattttttttatcggcattTTTATTCAAGATTACCATgaataaaaacagttttcacaTCTAATTGTTCCAGCTCCAAATCATACAAGGCAACTAAAACAAGTAATATACGTATTGAAGTATGACGAACAACCGGagaaaatacttcattaaagacaatacctttctcttgatcaaaaacctcttacaacaaatcttgttttattccttgtactctcaaagggatcccttcttttctcttGAAGATCCACTTTCTGTTGGAGGCAGTGAAGCTTACTTGGTGAAGTGAATTCTGCGTTTTTTCTCATGGTTTCCTGttcgtgtttttttttttttacgtttCTTCTTGTatatctattgagttttgggcCTTTCAGTTCTGTATCTTGGGCTAAAGCCCAACCTATTGTATTgtgtaatttatatataacGTGCACCATACAATGTAATAACACATATAgcagttttatttttaagaaacaaTATCATCTTTGAAGGATTAAGGCACTGCCCTTCAACACAACCACAACATGGaggattttagaaaataaaattgttacaaAGGCCAATTTGAAAAAAGATGTAGGATAATTATGATGAGTAATATTTTCAGTATATGTGGGGAAGAAGATGAGACAacatgtaatatattttttaagtgtaGAGTGGTTTGCCTAGTACGGGGTGGTATGTTTTAATACGTGTTGTGAAATAAAATGGGCAATGGTTTATTGGATTATGCAGGAAACAAGAATTggcaatattttaaaattagacataaaaaaatataatcattgTAAATAACGAGAAATGAAATCAAACTTTGTTTAATTTAGTCTTTAAGGGATGAGGCTACGGTGCTTCTTATGTTGAAAAATACGAGAATTTCTGAATGCAATATTATATGCTAAAAAGGCAAAAGAATGGACAAAAGTAAAAACTACAAAGCAAATACAATAAACAGTTCAAGTAAAGCCAAGGAAGCAAGAACTGAGAAACAGGTAAAATGAGTATGAATCTCATAACTACGAGCTATACTCAATGAAAAACAAGGAAAGGATCAGAAAAGATAAATTGCAATGAAGGACACAAGGATTAAACAGCAGCTGTCTTTATATCATAATGCAATGTCTTATTTTAAGAGGATTCCTATTGAAATATTATATGCTAAAAGGGAAAATAATTGACAAAAGtaaaatccagaaaaaaaaaaatacaataaacagCTCAAGCAAAGCCAAGGAAGCACCACTGAGGACTGAGAAACAGGGTAAAATAAACATGATTCAAAAAAGAACATAAATGACATACCAGAAAAGTCACATTACAATTTTCTTTATGAATCTAATGACGGAATTTTTCCTTGGCTCACCATATATCAGATAGACAGCTGTGTTCTTAATCACCAAATCGTGACCAAAATTCACAAAAATCTCCACCTTGTCACCTGATCCTAAACTTGACAATATGTCATGCCAATCTTCATCATTAAAGGAAATTACTGTGCCATGATTGTGTATTTGGCATGTGCACTTCGTGTAATTAACAATTAAGACAGTACTAAGTTCAGGTTCAATGATTTCGGAGGTTGATAAATAAACAACACACAAAGCCATTCCCTTCACGACACGATGTTGTGGCACAGTGAAAGAAACAGAATGTCCATCACCCATATGGGCCAACCAATAAGGATCATTGTCACCTGGGAGAGAAACATCACATGACTCACTGCTTCCAAATACCTGTATCATGTCATAAACAAGGGCATGTTTAGTTACATGATTGAAACAAATTTGGTTAATAGTTTTGTTTTGTATATATCACCATCATTTTGCATTTCTATTTTTGTCTCTCTTAGTTTATATTTATACGATCATTGGGAATAAAAAAACCATGAAGTAAACAAGTAACTGGAAAACAATTTGCATGTACTTAGGCTAAGCATAATCACTTGGTTATTTGACTATTCAACTAAAATACTTTTAGATGAAGTCGTGGGGCTATAGAAGCGAAGGGTGCTAAAAGTTCAGTAGTGTAGTTTCTACTAATACTTCATTAGGATTATTTTATGTTCTCAGAAATAATAGCTAAAATGATGGTGAAGGTAATAAACAAAGGGAAAGCTAGAGAAGAACCTTGGGTATGCTATCGCTCACAGTATTGAAGAATTCTTTGTATCTTCCAACACCAGTGAGAGAAGACCTGAAATTATTCTTTGAAATTCCTGATTCTGTAATATTTGCATCATATTCGAGCAATATAGTTTTTACTTGCTCATATAGTTCAAACTTGGCGTCACATTGCACCAAAACACTTCGAAGATTTGCAAGGCTGCTAAGCAATGGTGAAATATCATCCCAACTATTATCCTCCATATCCATGAAGGAATGAATATAAGATAAGGGATTCATTGTTCGCGACATCAGAGACCGAATCACAGAAGGAAAAAGATTATGTGATAATCCCTCAAATCCAGGTAGAAATAAATATGCAAAGCTTTTTGAGCTTACAATTGAAAAAGGCACTTGTTTCACATCTGTATTTTCAGAAATTAGAGTTATCAAGGATTCCATTTGCACTATATCTTTTTCCAATAGGTCAATTTTGGAACAACCAGATATAAtgagagttttcaaagatttcaaCATACATATCTCTCTGGGAAGAGTGCTTAGACTTGTACAGTCCTTCAAATTTAGCAATATAAGATTGCAGAGACATCCAATAGATTGGTGTTCTTGGCGCAATCTAGGACAATCTTTGAGAACGAGTTCTTCAAGACTTGGTAGTCTCGAAAAGTCAGGGGTTTTTGTCAAGTACTTCGAGTGACTAAGATTCAGGACTTTTAGACACGCCAAAACCTTCAAGAAGAtaatttttgataaaatattagAGACCGTAAATGAGAAAATGAAATAGTTATAAGTggaaacaaataattattttaaaagataatacACGTGATAAAAACCTGGGGTTCTTTCCAAACGAATCGAAGAAGACTGTGTTTTAAGTCAATCACTATTGCATCATGCAGATAAAAGTCGTTAGGTAGGTATTCTGAAGAAAACCCTCTCAAACTGATCCATCTCAGTTTCTTAAAATGGTACCTCAGAATCTCCAGCGAGTTTCAGCAGTCTTGATGGGTCTCTTACCTCTGAAGGATAGCGTCCGAAGAAATCTCTTCCGGTAGGCAATCTCTGAATGACTTTTGTGTCCTTAATTTCAATGTAGCACATGAGAAAGCAACCACTTCCAAAAGAAGTTTCAAAACCATACATAAAGGATGATCTTACCGTATTCTCTGACCATGAATATCTGTCATCCTTATCAAACCACCACAGTTGACTGTTCTTCCCAGGTTTCTTTGTTGAAATTTGACGAATAATTTCTCTTCCCATTTCTAGTAGCAACGGATGCATTCCTAATTTGCTGTTTTCTTTAACTTTTATAAGGTTACTCTTTATGAGAACTCTTATTCCACTATCAGGGTCTACTCCACAGCCATTTAGGATCTTCGTAACATTGGCTCTGCTTTTACCAACAAAGAAACAACATACATGAAGGAATAAATCCTTTTCTATTTGATTAGCTAAACCGTCGAAGCTTATTTTCAATATCTGATCAAATTTAAGCTTGggaattttctttaattttaagaGTACTCTATTCCATTCTTCTTTGGTCCTTTCATATAAATAACTTCCAATCACTTCAAAAGATAGAGGTAGTCCTCCACAATAAGCAACTACTTCTTGTGCACGGAAATTATATTCTAGTTTTGGTTTTTCTTCTCTAAATGCGTGCCAACTAAGAAGCTCAAGGGACTCGTTTCTGTTCATTGGAATCATCCGAAAAACAGAATCAACTTGAAGCATACTCGGTAGGTCTTCATCTCTCGCTGTAATGATTATTACAGTTCCTTCGCCGAATCGTGAACTACTTCCCCAGAGGTCTAATTGGCCATACTTATTCAAATCGTCAAGTACAAGAAGCACCCTTTTCCCATAAAGTCTTTCCCGAATCATAGTTCTTCCCATCTCAACGTCACTTATCTCCACCTTTGTTTTTAGTACATCTGAAAGAAGTTGTTCTTGTAAATGAACATACCCTCTTGTTTGACTAACTTGTGCAATATCTTCAATGAAACTTTTCTCCGTGAATGTATGATGAATTTGATTGTAGATGGCTTTGGCAAGAGTGGTTCTACCCGATCCTCCCATTCCACATATCGCTATAGTAAAAACTTGGGTGGATTTACTTTTTATGGTTAGAATCACATCTTCCACACGGGATTGTAATCCAACTGGAAATTTTGTAGCAGACAAGATTGGTAAATGAAGAACGATCTTAACAATTTTGTCCACTAGTTCAGCATCACTCCTTCAAGTTCAATAGCAATCAAAGAAGAAGTCATGTAGTACCACCATAAAATCAGAAGCTTAAAATACGGTTGATTGAGTCAGTGTTTTACCTGTGATTTCTCTCATCCCATCCAAAGAAATTTGCAGCTTTGGTGAGTGCGTGGCTCCACCTGGACATGCCATGCTCCAGTTGTTGTCCTGAGAATGTTTGTTGTGCAGTTGCTTTGAAGGCTTTTCCAAAATCACCCTTTTGAAGACGTACATGAGATGGGTGAATTTCGTAATAAACGGGCAGAACATGTCGGCTATAAGTTTGGTGCCATTTGATGATTTGTTGAAGCTGATTAAGACACCAAGCAGATTGAGAATAGGATTTGGTAAAAACAACAATTGCTACCCGACAGAGATTGAGAATAGGTTGTTGGATGTGCGTTGGGTTCACTGCATTGGGGTGGTGAAGGAAAGTGGTGAAGCCAACAGCAGAGAGTGCAGAATCGAGATGAGAAACAAATCTCCTTTGGATGTCTTCTCCATTAAAGTTGATAAGCACATCGTACATCCGTGGCAGATTTGATGATGAAGATGACGATTCCATGGAAGAAGATTAATCTTTGCAGCACTAACCtggtttttttaatataattatcttTTCTCCCACTCTTTTTGGTTCTTAAAACAAAAGTTAAATGTTTTATGGTATTTCAACTTTGTTTTCATCAGcactttttgttttattttagcttataattttttatgtaaattttgaTACACAATATTTATATAGGTGCcgaccaaaaaaaaattatataggttattttatcataaaatttgCTTTTAGACTCAAATGAGATAATAAGTTCACAAACAACTGTAATTTTAACATCTTTTAACATTATTACTTTACATTTGAAGAGTTGACTTCAATTCCTTTGATGGAGTTCTCTTCTTCGTCGTCATCATCTTCATCCTTCTTAAAATCAGAATCCAGTTCATATACGATGTGTTCATTAACTCTTGGGGAAAAGAAATCGGTAGAAAGTTGGTTTCTCATCTCCATTCTCTCCTTTTACAAGCTCAAGTCAAAACTTTGATTAAGGAGGAGAATCTGCAGGAGGGAATGGAGCTGGAAGAACACATGCAAGCAATAGCAGCCTCTAAGATTGCAATAATCGTTTTCTCCAAGTCATACACTGAATTTTTACCTGCTGTCTTCTTCAGCTTGAAAAAATCATTGAATGCCACGAAACTTTTGGCCAAATAGTTCTGCCCATATTTTACGAGATTGACCCATTAGACGTACGCGATCAGAAGGATGATTTGGGAAAAGCGTTGGAAGAAGCTGCACACAAAAGCTATTCAGGAGAGCAACTGGAACATGCATTGTCTAGGTGGAGGTGTGCACTCACCACTTCTGCAGGTATTAGTGGTTGGGATGTCAAAGATTTCAGGTAAACAAATGAATTCTTCGTACTTTGTTTGAGACTGAATGAAGCATATGTTAAGGTTGTGATTTACTTTAATGAACTAGCAAGAAACACAGTTGCTTATTGTGGAGGACTACCACTAGCTCTTAAGGTCCTTGGTTCCTTTTTATGTGATAAGACAATGAAAGAGTGGGAAAGTGTATCgtcaaaactaaaaataattccCATGGATCAAGTTCAAAACATATTGAAAATAAGTTTCGACGGTTTACGTAATCACATGGAAAAGGATGTATTTCTTGATATATGTTTTTCCTTTTCGTAAAGAGGCTATGTCACATATACTAAATGACCGTGGACTACATGCTGATATTGGAGTAACAGTTCTCATAGAACGTGGTTTTATAAAAGTCGATAAGAGTCGATTATGGTTTCAGATGAGGTAAAAGatgttgaataaactttaatgtaatttgtgggttttaaagttagaagttactagaaaagagtagaatgggagtttggatatgtaaaaggtcaaaagttgtgagtgggattttaattatgttgttagtggggttttaaggtcataatgaagatttttctagaagagcttcctaaagcctataaataggatgctCTCTCAATCGTAATATGCACCAaagaaagaaatacaatagagagAAATTCAAAGAAGAGTGTTTCCTTTAGAAAAAATTCAAGTGTGAGTGATTGTCTGTTTTTTTACaatttggtatcaagagccaatGGCGAATGTGACGGGTCAAAACCGCTACCACGGTTAACGAATGCGACCAGATATGACATTTGGAGCATTCAAATGAAAGCTCTTCTCGGTTCT harbors:
- the LOC137819217 gene encoding disease resistance protein RLM3-like, yielding MELASSSFKIPLMYEVVINFNGEDIQRKFVSHLDSALSAVGFTTFLHHPNADNPIHIQQPILNLSRVAIVVFTKSYSQSSWCLHQLQQIIRWQETYCRHLLPVYYEIQPSDVRLQMGDFGKAFKATAHQTFSPQQLRHGMSRWSHALTKAANFFGWDESNYRSDAELVDKIVKTVLHLPVLSATKFPVGLQFQVEDLIRTIKYKSTEVCRIAICGQGGSGKTTLAKAIYHQIHGTFTEKSFIEGEDR
- the LOC137818299 gene encoding disease resistance protein RPV1-like, with product MESSSSSSNLPRMYDVLINFNGEDIQRRFVSHLDSALSAVGFTTFLHHPNAVNPTHIQQPILNLCRVAIVVFTKSYSQSAWCLNQLQQIIKWHQTYSRHVLPVYYEIHPSHVRLQKGDFGKAFKATAQQTFSGQQLEHGMSRWSHALTKAANFFGWDERNHRSDAELVDKIVKIVLHLPILSATKFPVGLQSRVEDVILTIKSKSTQVFTIAICGMGGSGRTTLAKAIYNQIHHTFTEKSFIEDIAQVSQTRGYVHLQEQLLSDVLKTKVEISDVEMGRTMIRERLYGKRVLLVLDDLNKYGQLDLWGSSSRFGEGTVIIITARDEDLPSMLQVDSVFRMIPMNRNESLELLSWHAFREEKPKLEYNFRAQEVVAYCGGLPLSFEVIGSYLYERTKEEWNRVLLKLKKIPKLKFDQILKISFDGLANQIEKDLFLHVCCFFVGKSRANVTKILNGCGVDPDSGIRVLIKSNLIKVKENSKLGMHPLLLEMGREIIRQISTKKPGKNSQLWWFDKDDRYSWSENTVRSSFMYGFETSFGSGCFLMCYIEIKDTKVIQRLPTGRDFFGRYPSEVRDPSRLLKLAGDSEVPF